One genomic region from Streptomyces sp. NBC_01304 encodes:
- a CDS encoding helix-turn-helix domain-containing protein yields the protein MHQQSQPTPPFNAPAARRLREALGMAPGHVAYGIRASYGLNHITPDHISAWERGTAAPTAAELSALAGALWCAPGELLGAATTLREHRLARGLAPEDVARAVGFDHESYLRMEDSGQWRGNDRQSAALAQVLGLSPQDFATVTGLDEKLADLLRSAVSTRWQAYVRPISKLLPVDRHRLEDVLEHMHDDYHARMASTLGWGDSSAEDGGDSGREFLAEIVPVFWAEVREAGA from the coding sequence GTGCACCAGCAGAGTCAGCCCACACCTCCCTTCAACGCCCCAGCCGCCCGCCGGCTGCGCGAGGCGCTGGGGATGGCCCCCGGTCATGTCGCGTACGGCATCCGCGCCAGCTACGGGCTCAACCACATCACCCCGGACCACATCTCGGCCTGGGAGCGCGGGACGGCCGCGCCCACCGCGGCCGAGCTGAGCGCGCTCGCCGGGGCGCTGTGGTGTGCGCCGGGTGAGCTGCTCGGGGCCGCGACCACCCTGCGGGAGCACCGCCTCGCGCGCGGCCTCGCGCCGGAGGACGTGGCACGGGCGGTGGGCTTCGACCACGAGTCGTATCTGCGGATGGAGGACTCGGGCCAGTGGCGCGGCAACGACCGGCAGTCGGCCGCCCTTGCCCAGGTGCTCGGCCTGTCCCCGCAGGACTTCGCGACGGTGACCGGCCTCGACGAGAAGCTGGCCGACCTCCTGCGCAGCGCGGTGTCCACGCGCTGGCAGGCGTACGTCCGCCCGATCTCCAAGCTCCTGCCGGTGGACCGGCACCGTCTGGAGGACGTGCTGGAGCACATGCACGACGACTACCACGCCCGGATGGCATCGACCCTCGGCTGGGGCGACAGCAGTGCGGAGGACGGCGGGGACTCGGGGCGGGAGTTCCTCGCGGAGATCGTGCCGGTCTTCTGGGCCGAGGTCCGCGAGGCCGGGGCCTGA
- the pta gene encoding phosphate acetyltransferase, with translation MTRSVYVTGIDRGDGRQVIELGVMELLTRQVDRVGVFRPLVHDGPDRLFDLLRSRYRLTQDAATVYGMDYHEASALQAEKGTDELVSTLVGKFHEVARDYEVVLVLGSDFADTQLPDELGLNARLANEFGASVLPVVGGGTQSAESVRAEARNAYRAYEAQGCDVIALVVNRVNPEDRDIIAERLDARIPVPVYALPEEPALSAPTVAQIGHALGAEVLLGDDAGLARDALDFVFGGAMLPNFLNALTPGCLVVTPGDRADLVVGSLAAHSAGTPPIAGVLLTLNERPGKDILRLADRLAPGTPVLSVPGNSFPTAQELFAMEGKLNAATPRKAETALGLFERYVDASTLSDRLSVARSGRVTPMMFEHKLIEQSRTNLRKVVLPEGTEERVLRAADVLLRRGVCELVLLGEEEAVRKKTADLGLSLDGAEVINPQTSPLRERFAAAYAQLRAHKGMTVELAHDVVTDVNYFGTLMVQEGLADGMVSGSVHSTAATIRPAFEIIKTKPDAKIVSSVFFMCLADKVLVYGDCAVNPDPNAEQLADIAVQSAATAEQFGVDPRIAMLSYSTGTSGSGADVDKVREATELVRSRRTDLKIEGPIQYDAAVEPSVAATKLPDSEVAGQASVLIFPDLNTGNNTYKAVQRSAGAIAVGPVLQGLRKPVNDLSRGALVQDIVNTVAITAIQAQTPSNV, from the coding sequence GTGACGCGCAGCGTGTACGTGACCGGGATCGACCGCGGCGACGGCCGCCAGGTGATCGAGCTGGGAGTCATGGAGCTCCTGACCCGTCAGGTCGACCGGGTCGGTGTCTTCCGCCCGCTCGTGCACGACGGTCCCGACCGGCTCTTCGACCTGCTGCGCTCGCGCTACCGGCTCACCCAGGACGCGGCGACCGTGTACGGCATGGACTACCACGAGGCGTCCGCGCTGCAGGCCGAGAAGGGCACCGACGAGCTGGTCTCCACGCTGGTCGGCAAGTTCCACGAGGTGGCCCGCGACTACGAGGTGGTGCTCGTCCTCGGTTCGGACTTCGCGGACACGCAGCTCCCGGACGAGCTGGGTCTCAACGCCCGCCTCGCCAATGAGTTCGGGGCCTCCGTGCTGCCCGTGGTGGGTGGCGGTACGCAGTCCGCCGAGTCGGTACGGGCCGAGGCGCGCAACGCCTACCGGGCGTACGAGGCGCAGGGCTGCGACGTCATCGCGCTCGTCGTGAACCGCGTGAACCCCGAGGACCGCGACATCATCGCCGAGCGCCTGGACGCCCGGATCCCGGTGCCGGTGTACGCGCTCCCCGAGGAGCCCGCGCTGTCGGCGCCGACCGTCGCGCAGATCGGCCACGCGCTCGGCGCCGAGGTGCTGCTCGGCGACGACGCCGGACTGGCCCGCGACGCCCTGGACTTCGTGTTCGGCGGCGCCATGCTGCCGAACTTCCTGAACGCCCTGACCCCCGGCTGCCTGGTCGTCACCCCCGGCGACCGCGCCGACCTGGTGGTGGGCTCGCTGGCCGCGCACAGCGCCGGTACGCCGCCCATCGCGGGCGTGCTGCTCACCCTCAACGAGCGTCCCGGCAAGGACATCCTGCGCCTGGCCGACCGTCTCGCGCCGGGCACCCCGGTGCTCTCGGTGCCGGGCAACAGCTTCCCGACCGCGCAGGAACTCTTCGCGATGGAGGGGAAGTTGAACGCGGCGACGCCCCGCAAGGCGGAGACCGCGCTCGGTCTCTTCGAGCGGTACGTCGACGCCTCGACCCTCTCCGACCGGCTCTCGGTGGCCCGCAGCGGCCGCGTCACGCCGATGATGTTCGAGCACAAGCTGATCGAGCAGTCCCGCACCAACCTGCGCAAGGTCGTACTGCCCGAGGGCACCGAGGAGCGCGTGCTGCGCGCCGCCGACGTGCTGCTGCGCCGTGGCGTGTGCGAGCTGGTGCTGCTCGGCGAGGAGGAGGCCGTCCGCAAGAAGACCGCGGACCTGGGCCTCAGCCTGGACGGCGCCGAGGTCATCAACCCGCAGACCTCGCCGCTGCGGGAGCGCTTCGCCGCCGCGTACGCGCAGCTGCGCGCCCACAAGGGCATGACGGTCGAGCTGGCCCACGACGTGGTCACCGACGTCAACTACTTCGGCACGCTGATGGTCCAGGAGGGTCTGGCCGACGGCATGGTCTCCGGCTCGGTGCACTCCACTGCGGCGACCATCCGCCCCGCCTTCGAGATCATCAAGACCAAGCCGGACGCGAAGATCGTCTCCTCGGTCTTCTTCATGTGCCTGGCCGACAAGGTCCTGGTCTACGGCGACTGCGCGGTCAACCCGGACCCCAACGCCGAACAGCTCGCGGACATCGCGGTCCAGTCGGCCGCCACCGCCGAGCAGTTCGGCGTCGACCCGCGGATCGCGATGCTGTCGTACTCGACCGGCACCTCCGGCTCGGGCGCCGATGTCGACAAGGTGCGCGAGGCCACCGAGCTGGTGCGCTCGCGCCGCACCGACCTGAAGATCGAGGGCCCGATCCAGTACGACGCCGCCGTCGAGCCGTCCGTGGCCGCGACCAAGCTGCCGGACTCCGAGGTGGCCGGCCAGGCATCCGTGCTGATCTTCCCGGACCTCAACACCGGCAACAACACCTACAAGGCCGTGCAGCGCTCGGCCGGCGCGATCGCCGTCGGCCCGGTCCTGCAGGGTCTGCGCAAGCCGGTCAACGACCTGTCCCGCGGCGCCCTCGTCCAGGACATCGTCAACACCGTTGCCATCACGGCCATTCAGGCCCAGACCCCCAGCAACGTATGA
- a CDS encoding response regulator — protein MTEQAPIRVLVVEDDPVAADAHVMYVNRIPGFETVGKAHSAAEARRALAKCEVDLLLLDLHLPDGHGLHLARSLRAAGHHADVIAVTSARDLAVVREGVSLGVVQYVLKPFTFATLRDRLVRYAEFRHGAAGEASGQDEVDRALAALRSPQPAALPKGLSAPTLDRVTHILRTTPEGVTATAAAETAGISRITARRYLEHLVTAGLAARSPQYGQVGRPELNYRWTTAAK, from the coding sequence ATGACCGAGCAAGCCCCCATCCGCGTCCTCGTCGTCGAAGACGACCCCGTGGCAGCAGACGCCCACGTCATGTACGTCAACCGCATCCCCGGCTTCGAAACCGTCGGCAAGGCCCACTCCGCAGCAGAAGCCCGCCGCGCACTGGCCAAGTGCGAGGTCGACCTGCTCCTCCTCGACCTGCACCTCCCCGACGGCCACGGCCTCCACCTGGCCCGCTCCCTGCGCGCCGCAGGCCACCACGCGGACGTCATCGCCGTCACCTCGGCCCGCGACCTGGCCGTCGTACGGGAAGGCGTCTCCCTGGGCGTCGTCCAGTACGTCCTGAAGCCCTTCACCTTCGCCACCCTGCGCGACCGCCTCGTCCGCTACGCCGAGTTCCGCCACGGCGCCGCCGGCGAGGCCAGCGGCCAGGACGAGGTCGACCGCGCCCTCGCCGCACTGCGCTCACCCCAGCCGGCGGCCCTGCCCAAGGGCTTGAGCGCGCCCACCCTGGACCGCGTCACCCACATTCTGCGGACGACCCCGGAGGGCGTGACCGCGACCGCCGCCGCCGAGACCGCGGGCATCTCCCGCATCACGGCCCGGCGTTACCTGGAGCACCTGGTCACGGCCGGGCTCGCGGCACGCAGTCCGCAGTACGGGCAGGTGGGGCGGCCGGAGCTGAACTATCGGTGGACCACTGCAGCCAAATAA
- a CDS encoding lamin tail domain-containing protein, with product MKIHPITGFIAATAVAATGLAMSPASAAPAAAPLHQSGLHLGYIHYDSRGSDTGSNSSLNDEWVNIHNSGSSAVQLKGYKLKDNTGYTYTFGSYRIGAGKTVKVRTGVGTNASGVVYWDRGWYVWNNTGDKARLIRPTGTQRDSCTWGSGHSAISCH from the coding sequence ATGAAGATCCATCCCATCACCGGCTTCATAGCCGCAACCGCCGTCGCCGCCACCGGCCTGGCGATGTCCCCGGCCTCCGCGGCCCCGGCCGCAGCGCCCCTCCACCAGAGCGGGCTGCACCTCGGCTACATCCACTACGACTCACGGGGCAGCGACACCGGCTCGAACAGCTCCCTGAACGACGAGTGGGTCAACATCCACAACAGCGGCAGCTCGGCCGTCCAGCTCAAGGGCTACAAGCTGAAGGACAACACCGGCTACACCTACACCTTCGGCAGCTACAGGATCGGCGCCGGCAAGACGGTCAAGGTCCGCACAGGCGTGGGCACGAACGCGTCCGGCGTCGTCTACTGGGACCGCGGCTGGTACGTATGGAACAACACCGGCGACAAGGCCCGCCTGATCAGGCCGACCGGCACCCAGCGGGACTCCTGCACATGGGGCAGCGGCCACAGCGCGATCAGCTGCCACTGA
- the pyk gene encoding pyruvate kinase: MRRSKIVCTLGPAVDSHEQLKALIEAGMNVARFNFSHGSQAEHQERYDRVRKAAEDTGQAVGVLADLQGPKIRLETFAEGPVELVRGDEFTITTEDVPGDKSICGTTYKGLPGDVSKGDPVLINDGNVELKVVSVEGPQVKTVVIEGGVISDHKGINLPGAAVNVPALSEKDIEDLRFALKMGCDMVALSFVRDANDVKDVHKVMDEEGRRVPVIAKVEKPQAVANMEGVVAAFDAVMVARGDLAVEYPLEKVPMVQKRLVEMCRRNAKPVIVATQMMESMITNSRPTRAEASDVANAILDGADAVMLSAESSVGAYPIETVKTMSKIVVAAEEELLSKGLQPLVPGKKPRTQGGAVARAAAEIADFLDAKALVAFTHSGDTARRLSRYRTGQPILAFTTDAGTRNQLALSWGVETRVVAHVDNTDAMVELVDAELLKLKRYNKGDTMIITAGSPPGIPGTTNMVRVHHLGGGERD, from the coding sequence ATGCGCCGTTCCAAAATCGTTTGCACGCTGGGCCCCGCCGTCGACTCGCATGAGCAGCTGAAGGCTCTCATCGAGGCTGGCATGAACGTGGCCCGATTCAACTTCAGCCACGGATCCCAGGCAGAGCACCAGGAGCGGTACGACCGCGTCCGCAAGGCTGCCGAGGACACCGGCCAGGCCGTGGGCGTCCTCGCCGACCTGCAGGGCCCGAAGATCCGCCTGGAGACCTTCGCCGAGGGACCCGTCGAGCTGGTCCGTGGTGACGAGTTCACCATCACCACCGAGGACGTTCCGGGCGACAAGTCCATTTGCGGTACGACCTACAAGGGCCTGCCCGGAGATGTCTCCAAGGGCGACCCGGTTCTGATCAATGACGGAAATGTCGAGCTCAAGGTCGTTTCCGTCGAGGGCCCCCAGGTCAAGACCGTCGTCATCGAGGGCGGTGTCATTTCCGACCACAAGGGCATCAATCTGCCCGGTGCGGCGGTAAATGTCCCGGCCCTTTCCGAGAAGGACATCGAAGACCTGCGCTTCGCCCTGAAGATGGGCTGCGACATGGTCGCCCTGTCCTTCGTGCGCGACGCCAACGACGTCAAGGACGTCCACAAGGTGATGGACGAGGAGGGCCGCCGGGTCCCCGTCATCGCCAAGGTGGAGAAGCCGCAGGCCGTCGCCAACATGGAGGGCGTCGTCGCGGCGTTCGACGCGGTGATGGTGGCCCGTGGTGACCTCGCCGTCGAGTACCCGCTCGAGAAGGTCCCGATGGTGCAGAAGCGCCTCGTGGAGATGTGCCGCCGCAACGCCAAGCCGGTGATCGTCGCGACCCAGATGATGGAGTCGATGATCACCAACTCCCGCCCCACGCGCGCCGAGGCGTCCGACGTCGCCAACGCGATCCTGGACGGTGCGGACGCGGTCATGCTGTCCGCCGAGTCCTCGGTGGGCGCGTACCCGATCGAGACGGTCAAGACGATGTCGAAGATCGTCGTCGCGGCCGAGGAGGAGCTCCTCTCCAAGGGCCTGCAGCCGCTGGTCCCGGGCAAGAAGCCGCGCACCCAGGGTGGTGCGGTGGCCCGCGCCGCAGCCGAGATCGCGGACTTCCTGGACGCCAAGGCACTGGTCGCGTTCACGCACTCCGGTGACACGGCCCGCCGTCTGTCGCGCTACCGCACGGGTCAGCCGATCCTGGCCTTCACCACGGACGCCGGCACCCGCAACCAGCTGGCGCTCAGCTGGGGCGTCGAGACCCGCGTGGTCGCGCACGTCGACAACACCGACGCCATGGTCGAGCTGGTCGACGCCGAGCTGCTCAAGCTCAAGCGCTACAACAAGGGCGACACCATGATCATCACCGCCGGTTCGCCCCCCGGCATCCCCGGCACCACCAACATGGTCCGGGTGCACCACCTCGGTGGCGGCGAGCGCGACTGA
- a CDS encoding carbohydrate ABC transporter permease: MKTAHRGGGPRRRPRVLRALPLTPAVLVMLAFLAGPIGYCVYLAFTDLQLTGQAESSFVGFDNFLDAFGDEDFLNAVWLTLVFTVLSSLIGQNTLGLGLALLMQRASKAVRTLTGGIVITAWVLPEVVAGFLLYAFFKRDGTLNAVLDWLHLPTQNWLFALPILAVSFANVWRGTAFSMLVYSAALNEIPKEIVESAQMDGAGGLRRLWHITLPMIRRSIGTNLMLNTLQTLSVFGLIWVMTRGGPGNDSQTLPLYMYEQAFQNSMIGYATAVALLLLVVGSLFSVVYMRLLRTEI; the protein is encoded by the coding sequence GTGAAAACAGCTCACCGGGGCGGCGGCCCGCGTCGCCGCCCCCGCGTCCTCCGCGCCCTGCCCCTCACCCCCGCCGTCCTCGTGATGCTGGCGTTCCTTGCAGGACCGATCGGCTACTGCGTCTATCTGGCCTTCACCGACCTGCAGTTGACCGGCCAGGCCGAGTCGAGCTTCGTCGGGTTCGACAACTTCCTGGACGCGTTCGGTGACGAGGACTTCCTCAACGCCGTCTGGCTGACGCTGGTGTTCACGGTGCTGTCCTCGCTCATCGGGCAGAACACCCTGGGCCTCGGCCTCGCCCTGCTGATGCAGCGCGCGTCGAAGGCGGTACGCACCCTCACGGGCGGCATCGTGATCACGGCGTGGGTGCTGCCGGAGGTCGTCGCGGGTTTCTTGCTGTACGCGTTCTTCAAACGCGACGGCACCCTGAACGCGGTCCTCGACTGGCTCCATCTGCCCACCCAGAACTGGCTGTTCGCGCTGCCGATCCTCGCGGTGTCGTTCGCGAACGTCTGGCGCGGCACGGCCTTCTCGATGCTCGTCTACTCGGCCGCGCTCAACGAAATCCCCAAGGAGATCGTCGAGTCGGCCCAGATGGACGGCGCGGGCGGCCTGCGCCGTCTCTGGCACATCACCCTGCCCATGATCCGCCGCTCCATCGGCACCAACCTCATGCTGAACACCCTGCAGACCCTGTCGGTCTTCGGCCTGATCTGGGTGATGACCCGCGGCGGACCCGGCAACGACAGCCAGACGCTGCCGCTGTACATGTACGAGCAGGCCTTCCAGAACAGCATGATCGGGTACGCGACCGCCGTGGCCCTGCTCCTGCTCGTGGTCGGCTCGCTCTTCTCGGTCGTCTATATGCGCCTGCTGCGGACGGAGATCTGA
- a CDS encoding extracellular solute-binding protein, translating to MRPTAPLLVATVLVAGTALTACGSDSGSDPDVVKVSYKQSMDNSVKVMDTYLGEMTKQFEKANPGKKVKLVPIKAPDSEYYTKLQQMLRSSKTAPDLVYEDTFLINSDITSGYLKPLDPYLNKWKEWPNFIDTAKAAAKGEDGKTYGVPDGTDTRGLWFSKALFKKAGLPEDWQPKNWDEVLDAARTIKEKVPGVTPLNVYTGKPAGEAATMQGFQMLLYGTEGVSTGADTDPLYDAKSKKWVQGGQGFKDALKFVETVYKEKLGPDVEDALDPNFGTTVRGSLLPKEKLAINLDGSWLPQDWQEGAGHEWPTWSKELGLAAMPTQNGQAPGKVSMSGGWTWSIPSKAANPDLAFKFIETMQTKANAQKWYIANSGISVREDVAKDPAYVKAQPGIKFFTDLVATTHYRPAFPAYPKVSVAIQEAMEGVTTGDASVDDAAKGYDEELESATNGEVIKK from the coding sequence GTGCGCCCCACCGCCCCACTGCTCGTCGCCACCGTGCTCGTCGCCGGCACCGCGCTCACCGCGTGCGGCTCGGACTCCGGGAGTGATCCGGATGTCGTGAAGGTCTCGTACAAGCAGTCCATGGACAACTCGGTCAAGGTCATGGACACCTATCTCGGCGAGATGACCAAGCAGTTCGAGAAGGCGAACCCGGGCAAGAAGGTGAAGCTTGTCCCGATCAAGGCGCCGGACTCCGAGTACTACACCAAGCTGCAGCAGATGCTCCGCTCCTCGAAGACCGCGCCGGACCTGGTCTACGAGGACACCTTCCTCATCAACTCGGACATCACGAGCGGGTACTTGAAGCCGCTCGACCCGTACCTGAACAAGTGGAAGGAATGGCCCAACTTCATCGACACCGCCAAGGCGGCGGCCAAGGGCGAGGACGGCAAGACGTACGGCGTGCCGGACGGCACGGACACCCGCGGGCTGTGGTTCAGCAAGGCCCTCTTCAAGAAGGCGGGACTGCCCGAGGACTGGCAGCCCAAGAACTGGGACGAGGTGCTTGACGCGGCCCGGACCATCAAGGAGAAGGTCCCCGGCGTCACCCCGCTGAACGTCTACACCGGCAAGCCCGCCGGCGAGGCCGCCACCATGCAGGGCTTCCAGATGCTCCTGTACGGGACGGAAGGCGTGAGCACGGGCGCGGACACCGACCCGCTGTACGACGCGAAGTCGAAGAAGTGGGTGCAGGGCGGGCAGGGCTTCAAGGACGCGCTGAAGTTCGTGGAGACCGTCTACAAGGAGAAGCTCGGCCCGGACGTCGAGGACGCGCTCGATCCCAACTTCGGCACCACGGTCCGCGGCAGCCTCCTCCCCAAGGAGAAGCTGGCGATCAACCTCGACGGCTCCTGGCTGCCGCAGGACTGGCAGGAGGGCGCGGGCCACGAGTGGCCGACCTGGTCGAAGGAGCTGGGCCTCGCCGCGATGCCGACGCAGAACGGCCAGGCGCCCGGCAAGGTCTCCATGTCCGGCGGCTGGACCTGGTCGATCCCGTCGAAGGCCGCCAACCCGGATCTCGCGTTCAAGTTCATCGAGACCATGCAGACCAAGGCCAACGCCCAGAAGTGGTACATCGCCAACTCCGGCATCTCGGTGCGCGAGGACGTGGCGAAGGACCCGGCGTACGTGAAGGCGCAGCCCGGCATCAAGTTCTTCACGGACCTGGTCGCCACGACGCACTACCGGCCCGCGTTCCCCGCGTACCCGAAGGTCTCGGTCGCCATCCAGGAGGCGATGGAGGGCGTGACGACGGGCGATGCCTCGGTCGACGACGCGGCGAAGGGCTACGACGAGGAGCTCGAATCGGCGACCAACGGCGAAGTGATCAAGAAGTGA
- a CDS encoding acetate kinase: MTSPSPTESLSAVTATRVLVLNSGSSSVKYQLLDMADSSRLAVGLVERIGEETSRLKHTPLLGGGAESREQNGPIPDHEAALKAVATELAKDGLGLDSPELAAIGHRVVHGGTKFTQPTVVDAEVLTELENLVPLAPLHNPANVTGIEVAKSIRPDLPQVAVFDTAFHSTMPEAAYRYAIDRETADALSIRRYGFHGTSHAYVSRATAKLLGKTPEEANVIVLHLGNGASASAVKGGVCVDTSMGLTPLEGLVMGTRSGDLDPAVLFHLARVGGKSVDEIDNLLNKKSGLLGLCGDNDQREVERRRAEGDASAALAFDVYIHRLKKYIGAYAAVLGRVDAVAFTAGVGENSATVREAAIAGLEELGLALDAERNSVRGDEPRLISADYARVAVAVVPTDEELEIANQVYALVR, from the coding sequence ATGACCTCCCCCTCCCCCACAGAAAGCCTCTCCGCTGTGACCGCCACCCGCGTTCTCGTCCTCAACTCCGGCTCCTCGTCGGTGAAGTACCAGCTGCTCGACATGGCCGACAGCTCGCGTCTCGCCGTCGGCCTGGTCGAGCGCATCGGCGAGGAGACCTCCCGGCTCAAGCACACCCCGCTGCTCGGCGGCGGCGCCGAGTCCCGGGAGCAGAACGGTCCGATCCCCGACCACGAGGCGGCCCTCAAGGCCGTCGCCACCGAGCTGGCCAAGGACGGCCTCGGCCTCGACTCCCCCGAGCTCGCGGCGATCGGCCACCGCGTCGTGCACGGCGGCACCAAGTTCACCCAGCCCACGGTGGTGGACGCCGAGGTCCTCACCGAGCTGGAGAACCTGGTCCCGCTGGCGCCGCTGCACAACCCGGCCAACGTCACGGGCATCGAGGTCGCCAAGTCGATCCGCCCCGACCTGCCCCAGGTCGCGGTGTTCGACACGGCCTTCCACTCGACGATGCCGGAGGCCGCGTACCGCTACGCCATCGACCGCGAGACGGCCGACGCGCTCTCCATCCGCCGCTACGGCTTCCACGGCACCTCGCACGCCTACGTCTCCCGCGCGACCGCGAAGCTGCTCGGCAAGACCCCCGAAGAGGCCAACGTCATCGTCCTGCACCTGGGCAACGGCGCCTCGGCGTCCGCCGTCAAGGGCGGGGTGTGCGTGGACACTTCGATGGGTCTGACCCCGCTGGAGGGCCTGGTCATGGGCACCCGCTCCGGTGACCTGGACCCGGCCGTCCTCTTCCATCTGGCGCGCGTGGGCGGGAAGTCGGTCGACGAGATCGACAACCTGCTCAACAAGAAGAGCGGCCTGCTCGGCCTGTGCGGCGACAACGACCAGCGCGAGGTCGAGCGCCGCCGCGCCGAGGGCGACGCCTCCGCCGCGCTCGCCTTCGACGTCTACATCCACCGCCTGAAGAAGTACATCGGCGCCTACGCCGCGGTACTCGGCCGGGTGGACGCGGTCGCCTTCACCGCCGGGGTCGGCGAGAACTCGGCCACCGTGCGCGAAGCTGCGATCGCGGGCCTGGAGGAACTGGGCCTGGCGCTCGACGCCGAGCGCAACTCCGTACGCGGTGACGAGCCACGGCTGATTTCTGCCGATTACGCGCGAGTAGCCGTGGCCGTCGTGCCGACCGACGAAGAACTGGAGATCGCGAACCAGGTGTACGCGCTGGTGCGGTGA
- a CDS encoding carbohydrate ABC transporter permease: MATRTFAARSRGPFLTPRTARRLAADLGLLALAAAFVLPLAWVVLSSLDEKADLRVQWPKEASFANFDAVLTDEITFTPLLNSLLLCGVATLLTVVCAALAAYPLSRYRSRLNRPFLLTILFATCLPITAIMVPVYAMFVQVELIDTMQGVIFLFAASQLPFAIWLMKNFMDGVPKELEEAAWTDGASPLQSLLRIVLPLMGPGVAVVTVFSFVMMWGNFFVPFMLLLSPDQFPAAVSINDFFGNRGTVVYGQLAAFSIIYSTPVIVLYMLVARRLGGGFALGGAVKG; this comes from the coding sequence ATGGCGACGCGCACGTTCGCCGCCCGGTCACGCGGCCCGTTCCTGACCCCGCGCACGGCCCGCCGCCTCGCCGCCGACCTGGGCCTGCTCGCCCTGGCCGCCGCCTTCGTGCTGCCGCTCGCCTGGGTGGTCCTGTCGTCCCTGGACGAGAAGGCCGACCTGAGAGTGCAGTGGCCGAAGGAGGCGTCCTTCGCCAACTTCGACGCCGTACTGACCGACGAGATCACCTTCACCCCCCTCCTCAACAGCCTCCTCCTGTGCGGCGTCGCGACCCTCCTCACGGTGGTCTGCGCGGCACTCGCCGCGTATCCCCTCTCCCGCTACCGCTCCCGCCTGAACCGCCCGTTCCTGCTCACGATCCTCTTCGCCACGTGTCTGCCGATCACCGCGATCATGGTGCCGGTGTACGCGATGTTCGTTCAGGTCGAGCTGATCGACACCATGCAGGGCGTGATCTTCCTCTTCGCCGCGTCCCAACTGCCGTTCGCCATCTGGCTGATGAAGAACTTCATGGACGGCGTCCCCAAGGAACTGGAGGAGGCGGCCTGGACGGACGGCGCGTCCCCGCTGCAGTCCCTGTTGCGGATCGTGCTGCCGCTGATGGGACCGGGCGTCGCGGTCGTCACGGTCTTCTCGTTCGTGATGATGTGGGGCAACTTCTTCGTCCCCTTCATGCTCCTGCTGAGCCCGGACCAGTTCCCCGCGGCGGTGAGCATCAACGACTTCTTCGGCAACCGCGGGACGGTCGTGTACGGGCAGCTCGCCGCGTTCTCGATCATCTACTCGACGCCGGTGATCGTGCTGTACATGCTCGTCGCGCGGCGGCTGGGTGGAGGCTTCGCGCTGGGCGGGGCGGTCAAGGGCTGA
- a CDS encoding ATP-dependent 6-phosphofructokinase, translating to MRIGVLTAGGDCPGLNAVIRSVVHRAVAAHGDQVIGFEDGYKGLLDGYYRPLDLVGVSGILSRGGTILGSARLEKGRLQEAVANAPALTKKLGIDVLIPIGGEGTLTAARMLSDAGMPVVGVPKTIDNDINATDRTFGFDTAVGVATEAMDRLKTTAESHQRVMVVEVMGRHAGWIALESGMAGGAHGICLPERAFDPAQLVKMVEERFARGKKFAVICVAEGAHPVEGTMDYGTGEIDQFGHERFKGIGTALAQELEHRLGKEAKPVILGHVQRGGTPTAYDRVLATRFGWHAVEAAHRGEFGKFTALRGTDIDMVPLADAVTELKTVPEYRMDEAESVF from the coding sequence ATGCGTATCGGAGTTCTCACCGCAGGCGGCGACTGCCCGGGGCTGAACGCAGTGATCCGGTCGGTCGTGCACCGCGCCGTCGCGGCCCATGGTGACCAGGTCATCGGCTTCGAAGACGGCTACAAGGGATTGCTCGACGGCTACTACCGCCCTCTCGACCTGGTCGGAGTGAGCGGCATCCTCTCTCGCGGCGGCACCATCCTCGGCTCCGCCCGCCTGGAGAAGGGCCGGCTGCAGGAGGCCGTGGCCAACGCCCCGGCCCTCACCAAGAAGTTGGGCATCGACGTCCTCATCCCGATCGGCGGCGAGGGCACGCTCACCGCGGCCCGGATGCTCTCCGACGCGGGCATGCCGGTGGTCGGCGTACCGAAGACCATCGACAACGACATCAACGCCACCGACCGCACCTTCGGCTTCGACACCGCGGTCGGCGTCGCCACCGAGGCCATGGACCGCCTCAAGACCACGGCCGAGTCGCACCAGCGCGTCATGGTCGTCGAGGTCATGGGCCGGCACGCGGGCTGGATCGCGCTGGAGTCCGGCATGGCCGGCGGTGCGCACGGCATCTGCCTGCCGGAGCGGGCCTTCGACCCGGCCCAGCTGGTCAAGATGGTCGAGGAACGCTTCGCGCGCGGCAAGAAGTTCGCCGTCATCTGCGTCGCCGAGGGCGCCCACCCCGTCGAGGGCACGATGGACTACGGCACCGGCGAGATCGACCAGTTCGGCCACGAGCGCTTCAAGGGCATCGGCACCGCCCTCGCCCAGGAGCTGGAGCACCGCCTCGGCAAGGAGGCCAAGCCGGTCATCCTCGGCCATGTGCAGCGCGGCGGCACCCCGACCGCGTACGACCGGGTGCTCGCCACCCGCTTCGGCTGGCACGCCGTGGAGGCCGCGCACCGCGGGGAGTTCGGCAAGTTCACCGCCCTGCGCGGCACGGACATCGACATGGTGCCGCTCGCGGACGCCGTCACCGAGCTCAAGACGGTGCCCGAATACCGCATGGACGAGGCCGAGTCGGTGTTCTGA